The Echeneis naucrates chromosome 23, fEcheNa1.1, whole genome shotgun sequence genome has a segment encoding these proteins:
- the ccnd2b gene encoding G1/S-specific cyclin-D2b isoform X1, with amino-acid sequence MELYCLEPDFTVKAQLDPNIFLDERVLQSLLTIEDRYVPQCSYFQRVQKDIQPYMRRMIAVCEEEKCNEDVFPLAINYLDRFLAMMSTTKSYLQLLGSVCMFLSSKLKDSRPLSAEKLCMYTDNSITTRELLDWELVVLGKLKWNMASVIPNDFIDHILHRLPIPKDKLQMVRKHSLTFTALCATDDRLAMNPPSMIAAGSVGAAVCGLHLDHTDPRLSRDNLTDLLAKITNTEVDCLRACQEQIERVLATSLQQGQQFRQETGVRAGNKAREQQDQSSTPTDVRDVNL; translated from the exons ATGGAGCTTTATTGCCTGGAGCCGGACTTTACCGTGAAAGCTCAGCTTGACCCAAACATCTTTTTGGATGAAAGAGTGTTGCAAAGTTTATTAACCATTGAGGACAGATATGTACCTCAATGTTCGTACTTCCAGAGAGTCCAGAAGGATATTCAGCCTTATATGAGACGAATGATTGCA GTGTGTGAAGAGGAGAAGTGTAATGAAGATGTCTTCCCTTTAGCCATTAATTATTTGGACAGATTTTTAGCAATGATGTCCACGACAAAAAGTTATTTGCAGCTTCTGGGATCTGTGTGCATGTTCCTGTCCTCCAAGTTAAAGGACAGTCGGCCACTCTCGGCAGAAAAACTTTGCATGTACACAGACAACTCCATCACAACACGAGAACTGCTG GACTGGGAGCTGGTGGTGCTGGGAAAATTGAAGTGGAACATGGCCTCGGTCATTCCCAATGATTTTATAGATCACATTTTGCACAGACTGCCCATTCCCAAAGACAAACTGCAGATGGTCCGCAAGCACTCGCTGACATTCACCGCCCTCTGTGCCACAG ATGACCGCCTAGCCATGAACCCTCCTTCCATGATTGCCGCAGGCAGCGTGGGAGCTGCTGTATGTGGCCTACATCTGGACCACACTGACCCGAGGCTGAGTCGAGACAACCTGACAGACCTGTTGGCCAAGATCACCAACACAGAGGTG GATTGTTTGAGAGCGTGCCAGGAGCAAATCGAGCGTGTGCTGGCCACCAGCCTGCAGCAGGGCCAGCAGTTCCGTCAGGAGACCGGGGTCAGAGCAGGCAACAAAGCCAGGGAGCAGCAGGACCAGTCCAGCACCCCCACAGATGTACGTGATGTCAACTTGTGA
- the ccnd2b gene encoding G1/S-specific cyclin-D2b isoform X2 gives MELYCLEPDFTVKAQLDPNIFLDERVLQSLLTIEDRYVPQCSYFQRVQKDIQPYMRRMIAVWMYEVCEEEKCNEDVFPLAINYLDRFLAMMSTTKSYLQLLGSVCMFLSSKLKDSRPLSAEKLCMYTDNSITTRELLDWELVVLGKLKWNMASVIPNDFIDHILHRLPIPKDKLQMVRKHSLTFTALCATDDRLAMNPPSMIAAGSVGAAVCGLHLDHTDPRLSRDNLTDLLAKITNTEVDCLRACQEQIERVLATSLQQGQQFRQETGVRAGNKAREQQDQSSTPTDVRDVNL, from the exons ATGGAGCTTTATTGCCTGGAGCCGGACTTTACCGTGAAAGCTCAGCTTGACCCAAACATCTTTTTGGATGAAAGAGTGTTGCAAAGTTTATTAACCATTGAGGACAGATATGTACCTCAATGTTCGTACTTCCAGAGAGTCCAGAAGGATATTCAGCCTTATATGAGACGAATGATTGCAGTTTGGATGTACGAG GTGTGTGAAGAGGAGAAGTGTAATGAAGATGTCTTCCCTTTAGCCATTAATTATTTGGACAGATTTTTAGCAATGATGTCCACGACAAAAAGTTATTTGCAGCTTCTGGGATCTGTGTGCATGTTCCTGTCCTCCAAGTTAAAGGACAGTCGGCCACTCTCGGCAGAAAAACTTTGCATGTACACAGACAACTCCATCACAACACGAGAACTGCTG GACTGGGAGCTGGTGGTGCTGGGAAAATTGAAGTGGAACATGGCCTCGGTCATTCCCAATGATTTTATAGATCACATTTTGCACAGACTGCCCATTCCCAAAGACAAACTGCAGATGGTCCGCAAGCACTCGCTGACATTCACCGCCCTCTGTGCCACAG ATGACCGCCTAGCCATGAACCCTCCTTCCATGATTGCCGCAGGCAGCGTGGGAGCTGCTGTATGTGGCCTACATCTGGACCACACTGACCCGAGGCTGAGTCGAGACAACCTGACAGACCTGTTGGCCAAGATCACCAACACAGAGGTG GATTGTTTGAGAGCGTGCCAGGAGCAAATCGAGCGTGTGCTGGCCACCAGCCTGCAGCAGGGCCAGCAGTTCCGTCAGGAGACCGGGGTCAGAGCAGGCAACAAAGCCAGGGAGCAGCAGGACCAGTCCAGCACCCCCACAGATGTACGTGATGTCAACTTGTGA